The following proteins are co-located in the Equus caballus isolate H_3958 breed thoroughbred chromosome 15, TB-T2T, whole genome shotgun sequence genome:
- the LOC100069416 gene encoding LOW QUALITY PROTEIN: olfactory receptor 2M3 (The sequence of the model RefSeq protein was modified relative to this genomic sequence to represent the inferred CDS: substituted 1 base at 1 genomic stop codon) produces the protein MAWENQPINSGFILLGIFNHSPTHIFLFSLVLSVFTVAFMGNTAMVLLIYLDTQLHTPMYFLLSQLSLMDLMVICTTVPKMAFNYLSGKKYISLASCGTQMFFYVSLLGAECFLLAAMAYDRYVAICYPLRYSILMSQKICALMAASSWILGSLDGIIEVAVALSFSYCGALEIPHFFSDVPALLTLSCTNTLLFERMIFMCCVIMLLFPVAVIIASYVHVIRAVIRMGTGDGRHKTFTTCSFHLMVVGLYYGAAMFIFMXPTSDHSPTQDKMVSAFYTILTPMLNPLIYSLRNKEVARAFTKVFGKGKSGQYVAQ, from the coding sequence ATGGCATGGGAGAATCAGCCCATCAACTCAGGCTTCATCCTGCTTGGAATCTTCAATCACAGCCCCACgcacatctttctcttttctctggtctTGAGCGTCTTCACAGTGGCCTTCATGGGAAACACTGCCATGGTTCTCCTCATCTACCTGGACACTCagctccacactcccatgtacttcctTCTCAGCCAACTGTCCCTCATGGACCTCATGGTCATCTGCACCACTGTACCCAAGATGGCTTTCAACTACTTGTCTGGCAAGAAGTACATCTCTCTGGCCAGTTGTGGAACCCAGATGTTTTTCTATGTGTCTCTGCTTGGAGCCGAATGTTTCCTGTTGGCTGCAATGGCCTATGACCGTTATGTTGCCATCTGCTACCCATTGCGATACTCAATTCTCATGAGCCAGAAAATCTGTGCTCTCATGGCAGCCTCCTCCTGGATTCTTGGCTCCCTTGATGGTATAATTGAAGTGGCAGTTGCATTATCCTTCTCATATTGTGGTGCTCTGgaaattcctcattttttctcTGATGTCCCTGCCCTGCTCACTCTCTCATGCACTAACACATTACTGTTTGAAAGAATGATATTTATGTGCTGTGTTATTATGCTTCTCTTCCCTGTAGCAGTCATCATTGCTTCTTATGTTCATGTTATTCGCGCTGTCATTCGCATGGGAACTGGAGATGGTCGCCACAAAACTTTCACCACATGCTCCTTCCACCTCATGGTGGTGGGATTGTACTATGGAGCAGCCATGTTCATATTCATGTGACCCACTTCAGATCATTCCCCCACCCAGGACAAGATGGTATCAGCTTTCTACACCATTCTTACACCCATGCTGAATCCCCTCATCTACAGCCTTCGCAACAAGGAAGTGGCCAGAGCTTTCACAAAGGTTTTCGGGAAGGGAAAGTCTGGACAGTACGTTGCGCAATAA